The following are encoded together in the Flavihumibacter fluvii genome:
- a CDS encoding magnesium chelatase has protein sequence MKINQITNLGQLIASGYQPKSVKQELRDNLVKNLKAGEQSFEGIIGYEDSVIPDTERALLSRHNILFLGLRGQAKTRMARQMTNLLDEYIPTIAGSEINDDPLRPISKFSKDLIAQHGDETPIHWLHRSERYGEKLATPDVSVADLIGDIDPIKAANLRLSFADEMVIHYGIIPRSNRGIFVINELPDLQARIQVSLFNILEEGDIQIRGFKLRMPLDILFVFTANPEDYTNRGSIVTPLKDRIESQILTHYPKTLEHALAITEQEADINAEQSALIDVSDLIKKLVEQVAFEARNNEYVDKKSGVSARLTISAYENAVSAAERRAILNKEKHTQIWVSDLTAIIPSLTGKIELVYEGEQEGPYQVSMNLLDKSIRSQFNQFFPNPETLKKRRNTGKESAKEEENPYKSITRWFDAGNSLNLFFNATDTDKTLKLYTVDGLHSLVKKYFPKANEKETALLMEFVLHGLSAYSLISKKVIENKIEFKDLIGSMVNLGGTGFREEDFDSEDFS, from the coding sequence ATGAAAATTAATCAGATCACTAATCTTGGACAACTAATCGCATCAGGGTATCAGCCAAAATCTGTTAAGCAGGAATTGAGGGATAACCTGGTGAAGAATTTAAAAGCAGGTGAGCAAAGTTTTGAAGGGATAATTGGTTATGAAGATTCAGTGATACCCGATACAGAAAGGGCTTTATTGAGCCGCCATAATATTTTATTCCTTGGTTTAAGGGGGCAGGCAAAAACAAGAATGGCCCGGCAGATGACCAATTTACTCGATGAGTATATTCCAACAATTGCAGGAAGTGAAATCAATGATGATCCGCTTCGTCCGATTTCAAAATTTTCAAAAGACCTGATCGCACAACATGGCGATGAAACACCTATTCATTGGTTACATCGTTCTGAAAGATATGGCGAAAAGCTGGCAACCCCAGATGTAAGTGTGGCAGACCTTATTGGCGATATTGATCCTATTAAAGCGGCAAATCTGAGGTTAAGTTTTGCCGATGAAATGGTCATCCATTATGGTATAATCCCACGCAGTAACCGTGGCATTTTTGTGATTAATGAATTACCTGATCTTCAGGCACGTATTCAGGTATCTTTATTCAATATCCTGGAAGAAGGCGATATCCAGATAAGGGGATTCAAATTGAGAATGCCGCTTGATATACTCTTTGTGTTTACCGCAAACCCTGAAGACTATACGAACAGGGGTTCTATCGTTACCCCTTTAAAAGACCGTATTGAAAGCCAGATCCTGACACATTATCCAAAAACACTGGAACATGCATTGGCCATTACCGAACAGGAGGCCGATATTAATGCGGAGCAATCTGCCCTAATTGATGTAAGTGACCTAATCAAAAAGCTCGTTGAGCAGGTTGCCTTTGAAGCGCGCAATAATGAATATGTCGATAAGAAAAGTGGTGTTTCTGCGCGTTTAACTATTAGTGCATATGAAAATGCAGTAAGTGCTGCAGAACGGCGAGCTATACTTAATAAGGAAAAACACACCCAAATTTGGGTAAGTGACCTTACTGCAATTATCCCTTCCCTAACCGGGAAAATCGAGTTGGTTTATGAAGGCGAACAGGAAGGTCCATACCAGGTTTCCATGAACCTTTTGGATAAATCGATCCGATCTCAGTTCAACCAATTTTTTCCTAATCCGGAAACATTAAAGAAAAGAAGGAATACAGGTAAGGAATCCGCTAAAGAGGAGGAGAATCCCTATAAATCAATTACCCGGTGGTTTGATGCAGGGAACTCACTCAACCTCTTTTTTAACGCCACGGATACAGACAAAACTTTAAAGTTGTACACCGTGGATGGATTGCACTCATTGGTGAAAAAATATTTCCCAAAAGCTAATGAAAAAGAAACTGCCTTGCTGATGGAATTTGTTTTACATGGACTTTCTGCTTATTCCCTGATCAGTAAAAAAGTGATCGAGAATAAGATAGAATTCAAGGATCTTATTGGATCGATGGTTAACCTCGGGGGTACGGGATTCAGGGAAGAAGATTTTGACTCAGAGGATTTTTCCTGA
- a CDS encoding lysophospholipid acyltransferase family protein codes for MKKFGIVLFSLYGFFMFILLMLLLLPAFFVASFFGPVKGGNWFYSICGFWSDTWFFFIGIRPKVLHEAITAEHRPCIFVANHSSYMDIPMLVNVIREPVRVLGKQEMASIPVFGYVYRKAVVMVNRKDAAQRAKSVNTLKKVLSQGISIFLFPEGTFNESDQPLKDFYDGAFRIALETQTPIQPIIFPDSVNRLGHHSVFSLSAGTCRAVYLPMVEMTNFTDQGIADLKQLVYQEMGDALVRYRSK; via the coding sequence ATGAAAAAATTCGGTATCGTACTATTTAGTTTGTATGGTTTTTTTATGTTTATCCTTTTAATGCTCCTGCTGTTGCCCGCATTTTTTGTGGCTTCATTTTTTGGACCTGTTAAAGGTGGGAATTGGTTTTATTCCATCTGCGGTTTTTGGTCTGATACCTGGTTCTTTTTCATTGGTATTCGGCCAAAAGTCCTTCATGAAGCAATTACCGCCGAGCATCGTCCATGCATATTTGTGGCCAACCACAGCTCCTATATGGATATTCCCATGCTGGTAAATGTGATTCGCGAACCAGTTCGGGTCCTGGGCAAACAGGAAATGGCCAGTATACCGGTATTCGGATATGTTTACAGGAAAGCGGTGGTAATGGTGAACCGCAAAGATGCCGCACAAAGGGCAAAGTCGGTGAACACCTTAAAAAAAGTCCTGAGCCAGGGAATTTCTATTTTTCTTTTCCCGGAAGGCACTTTTAATGAATCAGACCAGCCCTTGAAAGATTTTTATGATGGTGCCTTCCGGATCGCCCTTGAGACCCAAACACCCATCCAGCCCATTATATTCCCTGATTCGGTGAATAGACTGGGTCATCATTCAGTGTTTTCACTTAGTGCGGGAACTTGCCGCGCTGTATATTTACCCATGGTTGAAATGACAAACTTTACAGACCAGGGTATTGCCGATTTAAAGCAATTGGTATACCAGGAAATGGGTGATGCTTTGGTGCGTTACAGATCAAAATAA
- a CDS encoding NAD(P)H-binding protein produces MARKATLIGASGLIGRTLLDLLLNDGYFEEVHIMVRKTCLLKHPKLTEHIIGDFSDPAAYDTPISGAETVFSTIGTTMKNVKGDLDAYRKVDYDIPVNAAKTAAKFGVFSFVFVSSIGANAADNNNFYLKLKGIVEETISKEIIPQVIIFRPSLLLGHRQEKRFGERIAQVMAPLFSTLLFGKWRAYKPIPSAQVAAAMLTAAKAQKKGIFIYTYDDIKKLAPAST; encoded by the coding sequence ATGGCTAGAAAGGCAACACTGATCGGCGCAAGCGGATTAATTGGCAGAACTTTACTGGATTTATTGCTAAATGATGGTTATTTCGAGGAAGTGCACATTATGGTCAGGAAAACCTGTCTGTTGAAACATCCGAAGCTGACTGAACATATTATTGGGGATTTCTCCGATCCCGCCGCCTATGACACTCCCATCAGTGGCGCTGAAACTGTCTTTTCGACCATAGGTACCACAATGAAAAATGTAAAAGGTGACCTGGATGCCTACCGTAAAGTGGATTACGATATACCGGTTAATGCCGCAAAAACCGCCGCAAAATTTGGTGTATTTAGTTTTGTATTTGTTTCGTCCATTGGTGCAAATGCCGCAGATAACAATAATTTCTACCTGAAGCTCAAAGGCATTGTGGAAGAGACTATTTCCAAAGAAATCATACCCCAGGTCATTATTTTCAGGCCATCATTACTGCTTGGGCATCGGCAGGAAAAGAGGTTCGGGGAAAGGATAGCACAGGTAATGGCGCCGTTATTTTCTACTTTGTTATTCGGGAAATGGCGAGCCTATAAACCTATACCATCCGCTCAGGTAGCTGCTGCTATGTTAACAGCAGCAAAGGCGCAGAAAAAAGGCATTTTTATTTACACCTATGATGATATTAAAAAGCTGGCGCCTGCATCCACTTAA
- the mtaB gene encoding tRNA (N(6)-L-threonylcarbamoyladenosine(37)-C(2))-methylthiotransferase MtaB: MAEKRTVAFHTLGCKLNFSETSALGRLLEQDGFEKKEFEDTADVYVINTCSVTDNADKECRQLVRRIQRRSPESMIVITGCYAQLKPKEIAQIPGVDLVLGAAEKFNIPEHLASLTKGDSTKICSCDIEEVSGFNSSWSVNDRTRTFLKVQDGCDYTCSFCTIPMARGKSRSDSIANVLENARKLADSGVKEIVLTGVNLGDFGKGPDGNKRHEESFYDLVQALDLVDGIQRYRISSIEPNLLTKDIISLVANSRKFMPHFHIPLQSGSNRILSLMRRRYKRELYAERVELIKQLMPDCSIGVDVIVGFPGEDDASFQETFDFLHALDVSYLHVFTYSERANTAALDIKPIVPIHIRNERNKTLRNLGYMKQQYFQQLQAGKTRKVLFEGHSKNGMMEGYTDNYIRINTPFRAEWVNELVEWSI, translated from the coding sequence ATGGCCGAAAAAAGAACAGTTGCCTTTCATACATTGGGCTGCAAATTGAATTTTTCAGAAACATCCGCACTGGGCAGGTTGCTGGAGCAGGATGGTTTTGAAAAAAAGGAATTTGAAGATACAGCTGATGTTTATGTAATTAATACCTGTTCCGTTACCGATAATGCTGATAAGGAATGCCGGCAGTTAGTGCGCCGAATTCAACGCCGATCTCCTGAAAGTATGATTGTAATCACTGGGTGCTATGCCCAGTTAAAGCCAAAGGAAATTGCGCAAATTCCGGGAGTGGACCTGGTTCTTGGTGCTGCCGAGAAATTCAATATTCCTGAACACCTGGCTTCCCTAACCAAGGGTGATTCAACCAAAATATGTAGTTGTGATATCGAAGAAGTGAGTGGCTTCAACAGCTCCTGGTCAGTGAATGACCGTACCAGGACCTTTTTAAAAGTTCAGGATGGTTGCGATTACACCTGCTCCTTTTGTACCATACCTATGGCAAGAGGAAAAAGCCGCAGTGACAGCATTGCCAATGTTTTGGAGAATGCGCGCAAGCTGGCTGATAGCGGTGTGAAAGAAATTGTACTGACAGGTGTGAACCTGGGTGATTTTGGAAAGGGCCCGGATGGCAATAAACGCCACGAGGAGAGTTTTTACGACCTGGTTCAGGCGCTTGACTTAGTAGATGGTATACAACGTTATCGCATATCCTCCATTGAACCCAACCTGCTGACAAAAGACATTATATCATTGGTAGCCAACAGCAGGAAATTCATGCCACATTTTCATATACCCCTGCAAAGCGGCAGTAACCGGATATTATCGTTGATGCGCCGCCGTTATAAAAGGGAACTCTATGCCGAACGGGTGGAGCTAATCAAACAATTGATGCCCGATTGTTCCATCGGTGTGGATGTAATAGTTGGTTTCCCTGGAGAGGACGATGCTTCATTCCAGGAAACATTTGATTTCCTGCATGCACTTGATGTAAGTTACCTACACGTTTTTACTTATTCGGAGCGGGCAAATACTGCAGCCCTGGATATAAAACCTATAGTGCCCATACATATAAGGAATGAACGCAATAAAACCCTGCGCAACCTGGGTTATATGAAGCAGCAATATTTCCAGCAATTACAAGCCGGTAAGACAAGGAAGGTGCTGTTTGAAGGGCATTCAAAGAATGGAATGATGGAGGGGTATACCGACAATTATATCAGGATTAATACTCCTTTCAGGGCGGAATGGGTGAATGAACTCGTAGAATGGTCGATTTAA
- a CDS encoding DUF4258 domain-containing protein, which translates to MLISGILVLLLVLVLQKNNRQSSDNKYFNRDIHNLAFSRHARCRMNCRQVSEADVLDILKNGTINPQKTRLDDQPCPSFALEGYSSLDKQHLRIIFAQCEDQTKVVTCIDLDKEFYCNCK; encoded by the coding sequence ATGTTAATTTCTGGAATTCTGGTCCTTTTATTGGTCCTGGTCCTTCAGAAAAATAATCGCCAATCCTCTGATAATAAATATTTTAACCGTGATATTCATAATTTAGCTTTTAGCCGTCATGCCCGGTGCCGAATGAATTGCCGCCAGGTGTCGGAAGCCGATGTACTGGATATTTTGAAAAACGGCACCATTAATCCCCAAAAAACCAGGCTAGATGATCAACCTTGTCCCAGTTTCGCCCTTGAAGGCTACAGCAGCCTTGACAAACAACACCTGCGTATCATATTTGCGCAATGTGAAGACCAGACTAAAGTGGTGACCTGTATTGACCTGGACAAAGAATTTTACTGCAATTGCAAATAA
- the priA gene encoding replication restart helicase PriA — translation MTKLELYHAGIPDEGLPLFVEVLIPLALPRNYTWKVPEHLSVGIQPGVRVEVILGKNKKYAGIVKRVHHEKPEAFEPKEILNVLDDSPIIFPQQLKLWEWMAHYYMCSEGEVMQAALPTHFKLSSETVLLFNEEAGDDFTHLDEEEYLVAEALSIRKELKLTEVQQLLDANHVYPVIKRMIDKNICLVWEELKQTYKEKKEIFVLLHPAYQHEEALAGLMNNWNKAPKQLDLLLAYLHLLKTNGEVIQSELLKKSGASAAQLKGLVDKGVLITEKRSVDRLKHLPREINIGSDLSLVQQTALDQVRRQFDERNVCLLHGVTSSGKTLVYIRLIAEALEKGQQVLFMLPEIALTAQVIRRLQQNFGGYIMIYHSKFNPNERIELWNKVKNGEARIILGARSALFLPFRELGLVICDEEHDTSFKQQDPAPRYNARDAAIYLASLFSAKVLLGSATPSLESYYNALQGKYGLVEIFQRYGDIALPEIVLVDTKNIRTPDKSKVIVSPALQQAIEESIASNKQVILFQNRRGYSPYQVCQTCGWIPHCKQCDVSLTFHKLHNKLVCHYCGTVYPPVTVCEACGNHNFTQQNFGTERIEENLLELFPKARISRMDIDSVRGKHAHDALIQLFEQQRIDILVGTQMVVKGLDFEHVSLVGILDADAILGFADFRVNERGFQLMEQVSGRSGRKGKQGKVLIQVRNTAHPVLQYVQQHDYKAFATAELFNRQQFGYPPYTRLIQLRFRHKLPETVAAAARQLADWLKPAFGAYMVGPAAPVVNRVRNQYIMELLIKLPKDMHLLQQCRDQIQLLTAHLHQQPPFKSVIITPDIDPL, via the coding sequence TTGACCAAACTAGAATTATATCATGCAGGCATTCCTGATGAAGGTCTGCCGCTTTTTGTGGAAGTTCTGATTCCATTGGCATTACCGCGGAATTATACCTGGAAAGTACCAGAACATTTAAGTGTCGGTATTCAGCCGGGGGTACGTGTTGAGGTAATCCTGGGAAAGAATAAGAAATACGCCGGAATTGTTAAACGGGTCCATCATGAAAAACCCGAAGCTTTTGAACCCAAAGAGATTTTAAATGTGCTGGATGATAGCCCGATTATTTTCCCACAGCAATTAAAGCTCTGGGAATGGATGGCACATTATTATATGTGCAGTGAAGGAGAGGTGATGCAGGCTGCACTACCTACACATTTCAAACTTAGCAGCGAAACAGTATTGTTGTTTAATGAAGAAGCCGGCGATGATTTTACCCATCTTGATGAAGAAGAATATCTGGTTGCGGAAGCGTTATCTATCCGCAAGGAATTAAAGCTAACGGAAGTCCAGCAACTACTGGATGCCAACCATGTTTACCCGGTGATCAAAAGGATGATCGACAAGAATATCTGCCTGGTTTGGGAAGAATTGAAACAGACCTATAAAGAAAAAAAGGAAATATTTGTGTTGTTACACCCGGCCTACCAGCATGAGGAAGCTTTGGCGGGACTGATGAATAACTGGAACAAGGCACCCAAACAACTGGACCTTTTGTTGGCCTACCTGCATTTACTTAAAACGAATGGAGAAGTAATCCAGTCCGAATTACTCAAGAAGTCCGGGGCTAGTGCCGCACAGTTAAAAGGGTTGGTTGATAAAGGCGTGCTGATTACTGAAAAAAGATCGGTTGACCGCTTAAAACACCTTCCCCGAGAAATCAATATAGGTTCTGATCTTAGTCTGGTGCAACAAACTGCACTGGACCAGGTGCGCAGGCAATTCGATGAAAGGAATGTCTGCCTCCTACATGGTGTTACATCCAGTGGGAAAACACTTGTCTATATCCGGCTTATAGCAGAAGCCCTGGAAAAAGGGCAACAGGTTTTATTTATGTTGCCTGAGATTGCTCTGACCGCGCAGGTAATACGAAGGTTGCAACAGAATTTTGGCGGCTATATCATGATTTACCATTCCAAGTTTAACCCGAATGAAAGAATTGAACTTTGGAACAAAGTGAAGAATGGGGAAGCCAGAATTATATTAGGCGCCAGGTCAGCACTTTTTCTTCCATTCAGGGAACTTGGATTGGTGATATGTGATGAAGAACATGATACTTCATTTAAGCAACAGGATCCTGCACCACGCTACAATGCCCGCGATGCCGCTATTTACCTGGCTTCACTTTTTTCCGCAAAGGTGTTATTGGGCAGTGCCACGCCATCGCTTGAATCTTATTATAATGCTTTACAGGGGAAATATGGGTTGGTTGAAATATTCCAGAGATATGGTGATATTGCATTACCTGAAATTGTATTAGTCGATACAAAGAATATTCGCACCCCAGATAAAAGCAAGGTGATTGTTTCCCCCGCCTTGCAACAGGCCATAGAGGAAAGTATCGCCAGTAATAAACAGGTTATCCTTTTCCAGAACCGAAGAGGGTATTCACCTTACCAGGTTTGCCAGACCTGCGGCTGGATACCACATTGTAAGCAATGTGATGTTTCTCTAACTTTTCATAAGCTGCACAATAAACTGGTCTGCCATTATTGCGGAACCGTATACCCTCCGGTAACGGTTTGTGAAGCATGTGGGAACCATAATTTCACGCAGCAGAATTTTGGTACTGAAAGGATAGAAGAGAACTTGCTGGAATTATTTCCAAAAGCCCGTATCTCGAGAATGGATATAGATTCTGTAAGGGGGAAGCATGCGCATGATGCCTTGATACAGTTATTCGAGCAACAACGGATCGATATCCTGGTGGGTACCCAAATGGTAGTAAAGGGTCTTGATTTTGAACACGTTTCACTGGTGGGTATCCTGGATGCTGATGCTATATTGGGTTTTGCAGATTTCAGGGTGAATGAACGCGGGTTCCAGTTGATGGAACAGGTCAGCGGAAGAAGTGGACGTAAAGGAAAACAGGGCAAGGTATTGATCCAGGTCAGGAATACGGCACACCCGGTTTTACAATATGTGCAACAGCATGATTATAAAGCTTTTGCTACAGCAGAATTATTTAACCGGCAGCAATTTGGTTATCCACCCTATACAAGATTAATCCAATTGAGATTTCGCCATAAATTGCCAGAAACTGTGGCTGCTGCTGCCCGGCAATTGGCTGACTGGCTCAAGCCAGCCTTTGGCGCTTATATGGTTGGACCTGCAGCACCAGTTGTAAATCGGGTGCGTAACCAATACATCATGGAACTGCTGATCAAACTACCGAAGGATATGCATTTGCTACAACAATGCAGGGACCAGATCCAATTGCTTACGGCTCACCTGCACCAGCAGCCACCATTTAAATCGGTAATAATAACCCCTGATATTGATCCGCTTTAA
- the murB gene encoding UDP-N-acetylmuramate dehydrogenase translates to MQIQENFPLRAYNSFGIDANTRHFARFSNDDQLKELLLAVQRSPLSQQNLLILGGGSNILLTHDLDGWVLKNEIQGIEEVHEDNEYVFVKAGAGENWHSFVQYCINRNWGGLENLSLIPGNVGASPMQNIGAYGIELEDVFWDLEAYHMNDHAIHTFTQEDCQFGYRDSVFKHKYKNQFVILNVTFRLRKHPIYHTSYGAISQELDKMGVQTLSIQAISQAVINIRQAKLPDPAVIGNAGSFFKNPIISRQNFEDLKLEYPGIVGYASQGDTVKLAAGWLIENCGWKGFRKGDAGCHDKQALVLVNYGNATGAEIYALSQEIVNSVAFKFGVELEREVNVL, encoded by the coding sequence ATGCAAATTCAGGAAAATTTTCCGCTTCGAGCCTATAACAGTTTTGGTATCGATGCCAATACACGGCACTTTGCCCGCTTTAGTAATGATGATCAATTAAAGGAGTTGCTGCTGGCGGTACAAAGATCACCACTATCCCAGCAAAACCTGCTGATATTGGGTGGCGGCAGCAATATTCTGCTGACCCACGACCTGGATGGCTGGGTCTTAAAAAATGAAATCCAAGGTATTGAAGAGGTGCATGAAGATAATGAGTATGTATTTGTAAAAGCAGGGGCAGGGGAGAACTGGCATTCATTTGTGCAATATTGTATCAACCGCAATTGGGGCGGATTAGAAAACCTATCACTTATTCCGGGCAATGTTGGTGCGTCACCCATGCAGAATATAGGTGCATATGGCATTGAATTGGAAGATGTATTCTGGGACCTCGAAGCATATCACATGAATGATCATGCGATCCATACATTCACACAGGAGGATTGCCAGTTTGGGTACCGTGACAGTGTGTTCAAGCATAAATACAAAAACCAGTTTGTGATTCTGAATGTTACTTTCCGGTTGCGAAAACACCCGATCTACCATACCAGTTATGGCGCGATCTCACAGGAATTGGACAAAATGGGTGTACAGACACTCAGTATACAGGCTATATCTCAGGCCGTTATCAATATCCGGCAGGCAAAATTGCCTGATCCGGCGGTAATCGGTAACGCCGGCAGTTTTTTTAAAAATCCAATTATCAGCCGCCAAAATTTCGAAGATTTAAAATTAGAATATCCAGGTATTGTCGGATATGCATCACAGGGAGATACCGTTAAGCTTGCTGCAGGTTGGTTAATTGAAAACTGTGGCTGGAAAGGGTTTCGTAAAGGTGATGCAGGATGCCACGATAAACAGGCCCTGGTCCTGGTGAACTATGGCAACGCTACCGGCGCAGAAATATACGCACTCAGCCAGGAAATTGTCAATAGCGTTGCCTTTAAATTTGGTGTGGAACTGGAGCGTGAAGTCAACGTACTTTAG